In Sphingobacteriaceae bacterium, the following proteins share a genomic window:
- a CDS encoding aminoacyl-tRNA hydrolase encodes MLTEEQEFKILKKELSFQTSRSGGKGGQNVNKVETKVAIDFDVNASTALSERQKEAILRKYTDLIGGSVIQIVGNKHRSQLENKEEAKTKLIALLNKLLKPVKKRVPTKPGKGAKEKKLDNKKQRGEKKEMRKKITDY; translated from the coding sequence ATGTTGACAGAAGAACAGGAATTTAAAATCCTGAAAAAAGAATTAAGTTTTCAAACCTCCCGTTCTGGCGGTAAAGGTGGGCAAAACGTGAATAAAGTAGAAACAAAAGTGGCTATTGATTTCGATGTAAATGCTTCCACTGCCCTGAGTGAAAGACAAAAAGAAGCGATCTTAAGAAAGTACACGGATCTTATTGGAGGATCGGTGATCCAGATCGTTGGCAACAAACACCGCAGTCAACTTGAAAATAAAGAAGAGGCAAAAACCAAACTTATTGCCTTACTTAACAAACTCCTGAAACCTGTTAAAAAACGCGTTCCCACTAAACCAGGGAAAGGGGCAAAGGAGAAAAAACTGGATAATAAAAAGCAACGCGGTGAAAAAAAAGAAATGCGTAAAAAGATAACGGATTATTAA